GCGGGTGGGTGAAAACGGCATTGGGCACAGCGTGGAAGTCGGCGGCCGTCTTTACGAGGCTGACCAGATTGGACGATACGACCTCGGCCTCGTAGTTGGCCGTGTGCCGGAACATGTAGCGGCCGATGGCGTCACCGAGGGCGTAGATGCCCGGCTTGTTCGTTTCCAGGTACTTGTCGACGACGATGAAGCCCTTTTTATCCGTGGCGATGTCCGTCTTTTCGGGCTTGAGCAGGTCGGCGTTCGAGCGGCGGCCTCCGGCGAGCATGACCTCCTCTGCCTCGACGCGGACCTCTTTGCCGTCTTTCATGCTTCGGGCGATGACGGCCTTTTTATTCCCGCTCTTCTCGAGGCGAGTGACTTCGTGCCCGACGAGGACTTCCATGTATCGTGCGAGAGCCCCGGTGGCAGCCGCGCTGATCTCCGGGTCCTCGTTATCCAGGACGACCGGGGGCCGGCCGATGAGGGTGACTTTCGTGCCCATGGCGGAGAAGAAGTGGCCATACTCGCAGCCGATGTAGCCCGCGCCGACGATGGCAAGGCTTTCCGGGAGCTTTTTAAGGTCGAGTAAGGTGACGTTATCGATGTAGCCTGTTTCTTTCAAGCCCGGTATTGGAGGGACTGCCGGCCGGCCGCCTGTGGCTATGACTATCTTTGGGGCGGTGATCGTCTCCTCGCCGACTTTTAGCGTGTAATCGCCGACGAACTCGCCTGTGACCGGATAATAAGTAAGGTTTTTTGAAGCTTTTATCTCATCCATCATGCCCTTATGCTCTTCTTCCTGTAGGGCCCGAAAGCGGCCGAGGATTAAGGGGAAGTCGACTTTTATCACTTTTCCTTCGACGCCGATGGACTTCGCGTCCTCGAAGCCGCGTATGATGTCGGCGGGCGTGATGAGGATCTTCGAGGGGACGCAGCCGTTGTTGAGGCAGGTGCCGCCGAGGGGGCCTTTGTCCACGAGGGCGACGTGCTTGCCTTCGTTGAGAAGATTCTTGACGACGATGTAGCCCGCGCCTGAGCCGATGACTATGACGTCGAAGGAGAACATAATAGATTTTTTATTATATACAAATAAATAGATTATTAATGGAGAGATGGTTTGCGCGGGCTCTCCGACAGCCATTTCCATGCAGGCAATACCGGTAGAGTATCAAACTTATCGTCCAGGTCTGCCGTAATGATGACCCCCATCATTTATCTTTAACTGGCTCATGGCCTCTCTTAATCCGCCCAGGGGCAATCTGGTGTTTATGTGTGCCAATAGCTCCCGTTCGACGCCGTCCTGCTCGCTATGGAGGTTATCGTCCTGTAGCCGCGCCACATCCAAAAGCACGTCTACTGGTACATAGATGATATTATGCATTATTAATACATGAAATTCATAGCCTGAATCCTGGTCTGGCATTGAATAGGTTAGTACAAAAATATTTTTGTATCTGTTTCTCGATGCTCGCTGATTTGTTCGGTTTTTTCAACACGAAATCACGAATTATTTTATACCCCACGTAAGGGCACGAACCTCCCTAAGGTACATGCTTTAGCGTTAAAACACGAAACAACCTCTCTAAAGCTCGAACATCCCTAGTAGAATGAAACACGAGGGAAAGCATAACTATTAAAGTCATGCCGTTCTCGTGTTTCAATCCTTTAGCGCTTTAGTGCCATTGGAGAGGTTGTTTCGTGTTTTAAACGCCAGGCATGGGCCTTAGAGATTTTAGTGCCCTTACGTGGGATAAAATAGTCTTTCGTGCTTTCGTGTTGAAAAACCCACGGGCTGTATGTGCATCGCAAAATATGATTAACGGATTGTGACATAAGATATATTCTTCTCGACCACTTATCGTATTGGTGGCGGGTATTCATAATGGCATTACACG
Above is a genomic segment from Methanocella sp. containing:
- a CDS encoding dihydrolipoyl dehydrogenase, yielding MFSFDVIVIGSGAGYIVVKNLLNEGKHVALVDKGPLGGTCLNNGCVPSKILITPADIIRGFEDAKSIGVEGKVIKVDFPLILGRFRALQEEEHKGMMDEIKASKNLTYYPVTGEFVGDYTLKVGEETITAPKIVIATGGRPAVPPIPGLKETGYIDNVTLLDLKKLPESLAIVGAGYIGCEYGHFFSAMGTKVTLIGRPPVVLDNEDPEISAAATGALARYMEVLVGHEVTRLEKSGNKKAVIARSMKDGKEVRVEAEEVMLAGGRRSNADLLKPEKTDIATDKKGFIVVDKYLETNKPGIYALGDAIGRYMFRHTANYEAEVVSSNLVSLVKTAADFHAVPNAVFTHPQIAHVGMKEAEALAAGKNILIGRSRYMSSAKGYALDAQDSFVKVIVEESGKILGCSVFGEFAPELIQQVVWLMNTDKQDYMPMVRGQIIHPAISEVLGNAFANLEKPGHSEHQ